One Acidobacteriota bacterium genomic window carries:
- a CDS encoding Uma2 family endonuclease, protein MASTKPTRAASTASQDALQELLREALPPQGAWSEEEYLWLTDRLRRPIEFTDGSIEPMPLPTYAHQVLLLFLYRTFYAHFEETRRRGVVVTSGLRMRVRPGSFREPDILLLCDRFDPRRQDRYWLGADLVAEVVSPDDPPRDLVVKRDDYAEAGITEYWIIDPRVQTVTVLWLNGSEYAEHGEFGRGDTATSVLLDGVSVDVTTLFDEAAE, encoded by the coding sequence GTGGCCTCCACCAAACCGACGCGGGCGGCATCCACCGCGTCCCAGGACGCCCTACAAGAGCTCCTCCGCGAGGCGTTGCCGCCCCAGGGGGCGTGGAGCGAAGAGGAATACCTGTGGCTCACGGATCGCTTGCGCCGTCCGATCGAGTTCACCGACGGCAGCATCGAGCCAATGCCGTTGCCTACCTACGCGCACCAGGTCCTCCTGCTGTTTCTGTACCGGACGTTCTACGCCCACTTCGAGGAAACCCGGCGTCGCGGGGTCGTCGTAACGTCGGGGTTGCGGATGCGCGTGCGGCCGGGGAGTTTCCGGGAACCCGACATCCTGTTGCTTTGCGACCGGTTCGATCCGCGTCGCCAGGACCGTTACTGGCTCGGCGCCGATCTTGTGGCCGAAGTCGTCAGTCCCGACGATCCGCCGCGCGATCTTGTCGTCAAGCGTGACGACTACGCCGAGGCCGGCATCACCGAGTACTGGATCATCGATCCTCGCGTCCAGACGGTCACCGTGCTCTGGCTCAACGGCAGTGAATATGCCGAGCACGGCGAGTTCGGCCGTGGCGACACGGCGACCTCGGTGCTGCTGGACGGCGTCTCGGTCGATGTGACGACGCTCTTCGACGAAGCTGCGGAATAG
- a CDS encoding glycosyltransferase family 2 protein has protein sequence MTTAATEIATTMRNPAFSVSILAHVRSVMPAESSKLTVAPANRVSSSYRSAPDDRRHALSVVVPCFNVEKEVAGVIRELPSWVACIVAVNDGSTDGTATVLNELAAEDARLKVIHRDRNGGVGAAMVTGYEVALESGADFIVKMDGDGQMDSKELPRLLQPLLDGRADYAKGNRFRHVSDLQRMPRVKLFGNILLTFITKLVSGYWQIFDVQNGYTAISREALQALPLDQIERGYSFENSVLALLNLENRPVADIPMPAVYGNERSSMRVSRVVLGFPPRLARMLFRRLVYKYVVYDTSPVALYLGLGTLLGGFGTVFGAYEWRLSIQTGIPATAGTVVAALLPFLMGFLLLLQAVGLDIAQSPHLRDPRETLDVEEVPSRFVGDAAQVGDPEGR, from the coding sequence ATGACGACTGCAGCGACAGAAATCGCGACGACAATGCGCAATCCAGCCTTCTCCGTTAGCATCTTGGCGCACGTCAGGAGCGTCATGCCGGCTGAGTCCTCCAAACTAACGGTCGCACCCGCGAACCGGGTGTCGTCATCATACCGGTCCGCGCCGGACGACCGGCGACATGCGCTTTCGGTCGTTGTGCCTTGCTTCAACGTCGAGAAGGAAGTAGCCGGCGTGATCCGGGAACTTCCCTCCTGGGTGGCGTGCATTGTCGCGGTCAACGACGGGAGCACGGACGGGACGGCAACCGTGCTCAACGAGCTGGCGGCGGAGGATGCCAGGCTGAAGGTGATTCACCGCGATCGGAACGGTGGCGTCGGAGCCGCCATGGTAACCGGGTACGAAGTCGCGCTTGAAAGCGGCGCAGATTTCATCGTGAAGATGGACGGCGACGGTCAGATGGACAGCAAGGAGCTCCCTCGCCTCCTTCAGCCACTTCTGGACGGTCGCGCGGACTACGCAAAGGGCAACCGTTTCCGCCATGTGAGTGATCTCCAACGCATGCCCCGGGTGAAGCTGTTCGGAAACATCCTGCTGACCTTCATCACCAAGCTCGTGTCCGGCTATTGGCAGATCTTCGACGTGCAGAACGGCTACACCGCAATCTCGCGGGAGGCGCTTCAAGCGCTGCCCCTGGACCAGATCGAGCGCGGCTACTCGTTCGAGAATTCAGTTCTGGCGCTGCTCAATCTGGAGAACAGGCCGGTTGCAGACATCCCAATGCCGGCAGTGTACGGGAATGAGCGCTCCAGCATGCGGGTGAGCCGCGTCGTTCTCGGCTTCCCGCCGCGGCTCGCGCGCATGCTTTTCCGACGGCTGGTATACAAGTACGTCGTCTACGACACCTCGCCGGTGGCACTGTACCTCGGCCTCGGCACGCTCCTGGGCGGGTTCGGCACGGTCTTCGGTGCATACGAATGGCGGCTGTCGATTCAGACCGGCATCCCCGCCACCGCCGGAACCGTGGTTGCGGCACTGCTGCCCTTTCTGATGGGCTTCCTGCTCCTGCTGCAGGCAGTTGGCCTGGACATCGCACAATCGCCACACCTGCGCGACCCACGAGAGACGCTCGACGTCGAGGAGGTGCCGAGTCGTTTCGTTGGCGATGCAGCCCAAGTCGGCGATCCGGAGGGTCGTTGA